The ANME-2 cluster archaeon DNA window CAATCGAAATGCTTGATGCATCTGAAAACGTAGCCGAACCTCAAGCTTTTTCCTATGAGATTAAAGGTCGAAAAGCTACTGCGTGATTTATTTTAATTATATAAACATATTATCACATATCAGCTGCTAATCCGAACCCTCCTTCAGCTCTCCTGCCGCCCCTTCACTTTCACTTTACAGGGTGCCCCTCCCGGTCTGCTCCGCCTGCCCTTGTGGTGTGGGGGCTGGCAGGCGCTTTTCGATTAATCTGGCGGTCCTGGGGTATGGTTATGTATAGCTGCCACTGCCACCAATGCCCGAAAGGGCAGCAAGGTGGCAGCCAACCTTGTGGATTTTTGTGACTATGGAAAGCCAACTAATCCTTCCCCAGCGACCTCGCGAACCGAATACTATCGCACACTTCACCCTCAAAGTTCACAATAACCACCTCCACCCTTCCCCCCTCAACCCTCACCTCAGCAGCACTCGGCTCGGACTGTCTGGGCGAGGTTGGACTGCCCGGGCACAGCAAGGTGATATCCCCGCTCTTGTGTAGCTGTGGTCTGTGGATATGCCCGAAGATGAGCAGGTCGACCTCCAGTTCCCTTGCAAAATAACCCAGTCCTGTCATGTCAGAAACAGAAAGCTGGCCCTGGTGGGTCACACCTATCCTGACGCCTTCAGCCTCAAAAGTGGTATGCTGGGGAAGTATATGCCTGAGTTCAGGCGGGTCCATATTGCCTGCCACGCCCACCAGGCGGTTGATATCCCGCAGTTCATGGTAACATTGCAGGGACACGAAATCCCCGGCATGGACCACCATATCCGAAGAAGCAAGCATATCCAGCAGGGGTGCAGGCAGCATCTCTACTGGCTGGCCCGGTTTTAAGTGGGTATCAGAGATGACGCTGATCTTCATGGAGAATAATTGGGACCGGTATGGTATAATAGTATCGAGGACGGGACCGAACAGATTCATGCCATTCCAATGATTTATTATACATTAGAAACATTGTTCAATTGACGATATACGGGAGAAAAATGGAGTCTATTATCGAGATACGGTCCGTATCCAAGAACTACGGGGATTTCAGGGCATTACATGACATTTCCCTGGATATTGAAAAAGGAATTATTTTCGGACTGCTTGGACCGAACGGTGCAGGAAAATCAACCCTGATAAAAATACTCTCATGCCAGGCGCGACCTTCGTCCGGTTCTGTATATATTTCAGGGCTGGATGTGGTATCAGATAAAAAGGACGTCCTCTCCATCATAGGCGTGGTACCCCAGGAGAACAGCTTCTATGACGAGCTTACCATATCCGAAAACCTGATGTATTTCGGTTCACTGTACGGAGTTGCAGAAATTGACATTAAAAAAAGGAGCCATCATATCCTGGAGATGCTCCAGCTGAGCCAGAAGAGCTCTGCCCGGGCCAGTACCCTGTCCGGAGGCATGAAAACCAGGCTCAACATCGCCTGCGCCCTGATACACAAACCGGAAGTGCTCATACTGGACGAGCCCAGTGTGGGGCTTGACCCTGTTTCCAGGAAGGCTCTGTGGGATACCATCAGGGAAGTGAACAGGGAGGGGACCACGATACTTATCACCACGCATTATATGGAAGAAGCTGACCTGCTCTCTGACAGGATACTCATAATGCACAGGGGCACTATCGTTGTGGAGGGGACATCTGAAGACCTGAAGAACACAGTGGGTGAGCGGGTCATCCAGATAACGAGCACACCAGGGAATTACCAGGCCCTCACAGAACGATTGGGCACACTTGATTGTGTGGCATCCTGTGTTGTATCTGAAAAAGGGCTGCAAATAACGCTCAATAACGAGCAGGCACTGGCACAGGTCATTGATATCGTTGAATCCGGGAGCGAGCATATAACCAACATTGAATCCAACCGGCCCAGCCTTGAGAACGTGTTCATTCATTTTGCCAGGGAGGAGTGGCATTGACCATTGCCTCTGTCATTAAAAAAGATCTGAAGATATATTCCCGTCACACCAGGACAGTCCTGCTGATTTTCCTGGCACCCATACTTATTATGATATTGATAGGGTCGGTATTCTCTGGAGGTACTGACCAGGGACTGAAGGATATCAGACTGGGTGTGGGCGGGGGGTCACAACTCGGCAGGGAAATAATCCAGGAACTGAACAGCAGCCAGATGTTCCTTATTACTGAGGAGAATACCTCGGACCCGGGTGTTATTGAAGATGGCGTAAGGAGCGGGAAATACAGTGCAGGCATCTTCATACCCGTAGATGAGACCCAGGCCATGAAATTGTATATTGACAATTCCAGGGTCCAGATTGCGCCGGTCATATCCACGGTGTTCATTACCACGACTGAGAAGATGTCCTACGAACTCACCCTCGGCTTTATCAGCCATTTGTGGGAAGAACTGGGCCAGATGGAGAGAAAACTTGACCCTTTGCAGGAAGGGATCATTTCAATTAACAGCAGTATCAGTTCCCTGAACAGCAGTACTCAGGACGTGGTTCTGGCACTGGATGAGATAAACGCGACCCAGCTGCAGTTTTCGGTCGAAGAGATGAAACAGACCCTTTCCCAGATGAAGGTCGACCTGAACCGGACCGCAGCAGACATTGCTATCACACGGCAGGAGATACAACAGCTGGATACGAATGTAAACCTCATCAACAATGATGCTGTCCTGTTAAGGGATGAAATGAAGGTGGTTGTCGATGATATCAATAATGCTGATGCTGCACTGCTGGACCTCCAGTCAGGTTTGCAGCAGACCTATGACCTCACCTGCACGATCGACCCGTCAAAGCCACAATGTATTACCCTGTCTGCCACCATCCAGCAGGTGCAGGATACCAGGAACTTGCTGCAGGAGCGCACCGCTCCGGTGACCTCCCTGTACAACAGTCTTGATAGCGTGGCACAGACCAGTGCACAATTGCATGAAAAACTGAACATGACAGATGCCCGCCTCCAGGAGATGCAGGCTTCCATTGATGGCTACACGCTCGAGATAGCCAATATCAGTGAGAATATTGCTGATATGGAGAATGTGGTTGCCACCCTGGAGAACATGAAGGACAATTCGGCAAATACCTCCCGGCAGATGCATGATATGTCGATGAGTATGGCCAACAGTACAGCTTCGCTGGTATCAGAGATCGGGAAGACCAGGAATATTATCAATGAAGTGACTACGAAATCACCCACAGATGTTGCCGCCCCTGTACGAATGGAAATGGAAAAAGTGTTCAAGGATAAGTCCCAGCTTGATTTCCTGATGCCTGGCATCATATCCATTGTACTGATGTTCATCTCCTTTATGCTGGCATCCATCACAATCATACAGGAGAGGTCCCAGAAAACCCTGATACGCACGCTGCTCACACCCCTGAGCCTTGAAGAGTTCCTCTTTGCCAAGACCTTTGCGCTGATACTCATTGCCCTGTTGCAGGGCATCATCATGGTCATAGTGGCATTCCTGCTCTACGGGGTGTTCATTCCGGTTTCCCAGTGGGGAGGACTGTTCCTGGTGATTCTGGTGTATTCGGCTTCCTTCATCGGTATCGGGATGGCGCTGGCCACGCTGGCCGATTCCGAGAACACCGCAATGCTGATGTCCCTGGTACTGAGCATACCCATGCTGTTCCTGTGCGGTATGTTCTTCCCGTTCGAGACCATGCCTCCGCTGATGGCATGGCTGGGTAATGCCCTCCCCATCACAATGGGTATCAGGGCACTTGATTCGATACTGATATACCAGCAGGGGTCTGGTGTGCTGATTGGGTACCTGACACCGCTGCTGGGTTATGGTGTGGCCGGGCTGGGGCTGGCGTATGTGCTGCTGAGACGGGAAGTGATGGGGTGAAGCTCTCTTACTCAAAATTGAAAATAACAATAAAGGTAATCTATCCATCAATAAGAGATTATTTTTACCTTGAGTGACACTCAATAACTATATGGAAATACGATTTCACAATAAACCTGAGATGAAAAAGCCCAACATGCTGGTAGGTCTTCCCGGAATGGGAATGGTCGCCAGGAATACTGTTACCTCTTTTCTTGAACTCCTGAAACCTGAATTGTTCGCTGATATCCATGTGCCCTATCTCTCCCCTTCTCTTGCTCTTTTTGAGAAGGGACTGGTGGTACCCATGGAAAGGGAAGAAAGTCTCTTCAAGTTCTACTATTCACGTGAGAAGAACATCATACTCTTTACCGGTGAGATGCAGTTCGGCCTTATGACACAGGATAATGAACTGGCACAAAAGATCGTTGAAGTAGCAAAGCAGTGTGATGTTGATACCATCTATACCGTTATTGCAACGCATGTGGAAGGATATGTTGATGACCCGAAGGTATTTGCCGTGGCAACGTCCCAGGAGCTCCTTGATCATTTGAAATCCGAGTCCGTTGAAATAGCTGCCGGCAGTATGCAAATATCGGGAGTGAACGGTCTTGTTATTGAATATGCACAGCGGATGGGAATGAATGGCATAGCTCTGTTGAGCGAGACTGCTTTTCCCCAGGCACTGGACATAAAGGCGTGCTATGCAGGATTGAAAAAAGCGTCTGAATTGCTTGGAATCGAGATTGACATGAGCATAATTCAGGAAGAAGCAAGGAAATTCGAAGAAGGATTCAAGAAGTACATGAAAGAAATGCAGGTTAAAAAGAGCAGCGATGAAGATTTGAGTTATATTGGCTGACAGAGTAGACCTTGATACCCACTCTGGTATACCGGCAGGTCATTTCGATAAGAACATTTTCACCAGAACTGCCCCGAAACCAAGCACAAATAAGCTGAACAGCGCCTGCATGAGAGCCTTGTACCTGGGATCGAACAGGTCCGCAATTGCCCGTTCCATATTAAAAAAGAACGACAATAAAGCGATGAACATCAAAAATACCAGCATAACAACAACTGAGGCATTAATGAATTTCTTGAATGAATTTTCCCGTCCTTCCTTTAGTTGTTCATCGCTCATGGCATTCAACTCTTTTTCTTCCTGAGCATGATACTGACTACCAGCAATAAAGCTAAGAGTGCAACCATTCCCTGGAATCCCGGTTCTTTTGTGGGAATTGGTGAAGGGGCTGCCGTCGCCGTTGCCACGGGGGGTTTTCCTTCCTCGACAATGCCATAGGTCATAGGAGTATTGAACTTTATTTCATTGAGTCTGATCTTCTCATCGACTATTCCGCTGGCAACAGTCCTTCCATTTTCCAGGATATGTACGGAAAATGAATATTCACTATTCTTTGGAAGGATAAAGGTTACATCGCCCCTGACCCGTCCTGAACCTTTGATGATGCCGATTTCATCGACCTCGGTATATACTGAATAAGGATCGACGGTTGCCCTGACTTCCATGGTCAGAGGTTCTGAATCCCCGCCCTGGTTATAAATGCTTGGGGAAACATCAACAACAACTTTCGAGATACCATCCACAAATTGTCTGATTACCAGGTTCATGTCATTGATAACGATATCTGATGGTTCTTTTGTGTCCTGCATGGCTTTGACAGTTATAAATTCTCCATACGTATTGAGGATATTCCCGTTCTCAAGCAGCTCAACTTCCACCAGGTATTCTCCCGGTTCCTGAACGGCCATGGATATACTGTAGTGCGATTGCGAATTGCTTTTAACGTATCCGATATCTGCTTCTTTTTCAGCTACATTGAGATGGGTGGAAGGTTCTTGCACTTTAACTCTCAGAGAAAGAGAACTGCTATCTTTCGCCAGGTCATTCTGTATATAAGTGGTTATCGTAAGTTCGGTTCCTGTGTCTTTTGGAACAGAGAGAACATCCATACTTGAGATATGGATGTCATCGTATTCCCGAAGGCATCCGCTAAAAATGAGACTGATGGAAATGAAAACAAAAAGGAAAAATGTTATCAGTCTCATTGTATCACGGTTATAGTTTCACTTTCAGGGTCAGCACTTCAGAATCTATCACCCTGTCTTTATACAACAGTGATACGTACACATCTGTTTCACCGTTTGGTGAATCCTTCTTCACAGGGACAAATAATCCGGTTGTATAGGATGTCCCGCTTCGTGCCATTGCCTGGTCTATTGAAACGCTGCCATTGTTGCTAATTCTTTCATTTTCTACATTATACCGTACGACCAGGGTATCCTCGTCTATCGTGGTCTGTCCGTTATTAATCACATAAAAGGATATTGAGGTGTTCTCGCCTTTCTTGAGTTCCCATTTTTCCATTCTGGGGTCAAGCAGATGCTGCATATCCTTTACAAAACCCACGGATTGCAGTTCTGCATCAGGATACACAAAGGTTTCAACGGGAACGGTCTTTGTCTGGACGATAGGCTTACCCTTCTCATTCATTCCGGAAGCATAGGATATGGTAAGGTCAGTGGTATCCGAGGCAGCGGTAAATCCTGGTGACCTGGCCTGGAAACTTATCGATGCAGAACTGCTGGCATCATCTGTCCTTCCCGGAATATTCACCGTTCCGCTCTGGTCAACGCCAAACTTGCCAAACGAGGTCA harbors:
- a CDS encoding ABC transporter permease, with product MTIASVIKKDLKIYSRHTRTVLLIFLAPILIMILIGSVFSGGTDQGLKDIRLGVGGGSQLGREIIQELNSSQMFLITEENTSDPGVIEDGVRSGKYSAGIFIPVDETQAMKLYIDNSRVQIAPVISTVFITTTEKMSYELTLGFISHLWEELGQMERKLDPLQEGIISINSSISSLNSSTQDVVLALDEINATQLQFSVEEMKQTLSQMKVDLNRTAADIAITRQEIQQLDTNVNLINNDAVLLRDEMKVVVDDINNADAALLDLQSGLQQTYDLTCTIDPSKPQCITLSATIQQVQDTRNLLQERTAPVTSLYNSLDSVAQTSAQLHEKLNMTDARLQEMQASIDGYTLEIANISENIADMENVVATLENMKDNSANTSRQMHDMSMSMANSTASLVSEIGKTRNIINEVTTKSPTDVAAPVRMEMEKVFKDKSQLDFLMPGIISIVLMFISFMLASITIIQERSQKTLIRTLLTPLSLEEFLFAKTFALILIALLQGIIMVIVAFLLYGVFIPVSQWGGLFLVILVYSASFIGIGMALATLADSENTAMLMSLVLSIPMLFLCGMFFPFETMPPLMAWLGNALPITMGIRALDSILIYQQGSGVLIGYLTPLLGYGVAGLGLAYVLLRREVMG
- a CDS encoding ABC transporter ATP-binding protein yields the protein MESIIEIRSVSKNYGDFRALHDISLDIEKGIIFGLLGPNGAGKSTLIKILSCQARPSSGSVYISGLDVVSDKKDVLSIIGVVPQENSFYDELTISENLMYFGSLYGVAEIDIKKRSHHILEMLQLSQKSSARASTLSGGMKTRLNIACALIHKPEVLILDEPSVGLDPVSRKALWDTIREVNREGTTILITTHYMEEADLLSDRILIMHRGTIVVEGTSEDLKNTVGERVIQITSTPGNYQALTERLGTLDCVASCVVSEKGLQITLNNEQALAQVIDIVESGSEHITNIESNRPSLENVFIHFAREEWH
- a CDS encoding metallophosphoesterase gives rise to the protein MKISVISDTHLKPGQPVEMLPAPLLDMLASSDMVVHAGDFVSLQCYHELRDINRLVGVAGNMDPPELRHILPQHTTFEAEGVRIGVTHQGQLSVSDMTGLGYFARELEVDLLIFGHIHRPQLHKSGDITLLCPGSPTSPRQSEPSAAEVRVEGGRVEVVIVNFEGEVCDSIRFARSLGKD
- a CDS encoding PAC2 family protein; protein product: MKKPNMLVGLPGMGMVARNTVTSFLELLKPELFADIHVPYLSPSLALFEKGLVVPMEREESLFKFYYSREKNIILFTGEMQFGLMTQDNELAQKIVEVAKQCDVDTIYTVIATHVEGYVDDPKVFAVATSQELLDHLKSESVEIAAGSMQISGVNGLVIEYAQRMGMNGIALLSETAFPQALDIKACYAGLKKASELLGIEIDMSIIQEEARKFEEGFKKYMKEMQVKKSSDEDLSYIG